A part of Deinococcus metalli genomic DNA contains:
- the phnE gene encoding phosphonate ABC transporter, permease protein PhnE: MLQPRVLTPTPPPEVRRRSLGQFIAWAAVLLVVGLSFQGSEVNLGSLQGGLGNSWRYIFGDPARPQSGFFPPDFSRFGIYLTQMLLTVKMAVLGTVGAVVLSLPLGFLAARNTSPSPLAYQLTRRLLDLLRGLNEFVLALIFVAAVGLGPFPGILALVFHTTGILGKLFAEGIEDIDEGQVEAVRATGAHPLQVLGRGVWPQIVPHVLSMTMYRFESNVRAATVLGLVGAGGIGFYITEAIRGFDTRAASAILIIILASVFLIDFLSAKLRERLQ; this comes from the coding sequence ATGCTGCAACCCCGTGTCCTGACCCCCACCCCACCGCCCGAGGTGCGCCGCCGCAGCCTGGGCCAGTTCATAGCCTGGGCTGCCGTGCTGCTCGTCGTCGGGCTGTCCTTCCAGGGGAGCGAGGTGAACCTGGGTTCGCTGCAGGGCGGCCTGGGCAACTCCTGGCGCTACATCTTCGGGGATCCCGCCCGGCCGCAGAGCGGCTTTTTCCCGCCGGACTTCTCGCGCTTCGGGATCTACCTGACGCAGATGCTGCTGACCGTGAAGATGGCGGTGCTCGGCACGGTCGGAGCGGTCGTGCTGTCGCTGCCGCTGGGCTTTCTCGCGGCGCGCAACACGTCGCCCAGCCCGCTGGCCTACCAGCTCACGCGGCGACTGCTCGACCTGCTGCGCGGCCTGAACGAGTTCGTGCTGGCGCTGATCTTCGTCGCGGCCGTGGGTCTCGGGCCGTTTCCGGGCATCCTGGCGCTGGTCTTCCACACGACCGGCATCCTCGGCAAGCTGTTTGCCGAGGGCATCGAGGACATCGACGAGGGGCAGGTCGAGGCCGTGCGGGCGACCGGCGCGCATCCCCTGCAGGTGCTGGGGCGCGGCGTGTGGCCGCAGATCGTGCCGCACGTCCTGTCGATGACCATGTACCGCTTCGAATCGAACGTCCGGGCCGCGACTGTGCTCGGTCTGGTCGGCGCCGGCGGCATCGGTTTCTACATCACAGAGGCCATCCGGGGCTTTGACACCCGCGCGGCGAGCGCGATCCTGATCATCATCCTGGCGAGCGTGTTCCTGATCGACTTCCTCAGCGCCAAGCTGCGCGAGCGGCTGCAATGA
- a CDS encoding alpha-D-ribose 1-methylphosphonate 5-triphosphate diphosphatase, translating into MTALTTGWIENARLILPDAVIDGGAVLLEDGVIADLREGGAPAPALDARSMTLLPGLVDLHGDMIERELEPRPGTRFDHDLALIELDKRLAASGVTTAFASLSFADGLGLRSDSRAEGMIRDLARYRSELLVDHRVHARYEVSNTDAMLPLLALLDEGHVDLVSLMDHTPGQGQYRDMETYVAYTARWLGRPAEEVRALAHARLDAGPGEMWHLAQALSIAAHERGVALASHDDDTAEKVALLVALGVTISEFPVTLEAAVDATARGLSVFMGAPNALRGTSHSGNLSALDALEAGALHGLASDYSPMAMLHAAWRVAREGRCPWPAAIALVTDTPAAATGLGDRGRLEVGCRADLVLVEETPRPRVRMTVCAGRPVYHDGALAPQRVLAGG; encoded by the coding sequence ATGACCGCGCTGACCACCGGCTGGATCGAGAACGCCCGGCTGATCCTGCCGGATGCCGTGATCGACGGCGGCGCCGTGCTGCTCGAAGACGGGGTCATCGCCGACCTGCGCGAGGGCGGCGCGCCGGCCCCGGCCCTGGACGCCCGCAGCATGACGCTGCTGCCCGGCCTGGTCGACCTGCATGGCGACATGATCGAACGCGAGCTGGAGCCGCGACCTGGCACCCGCTTCGACCACGATCTCGCCCTGATCGAACTCGACAAACGCCTCGCGGCGAGCGGCGTGACCACCGCCTTCGCCTCGCTGAGTTTCGCCGACGGTCTGGGCCTGCGCAGCGATTCGCGGGCCGAGGGCATGATCCGTGACCTCGCCCGCTACCGTTCAGAGCTGCTTGTCGATCATCGGGTTCATGCCCGCTACGAGGTGTCGAATACCGACGCCATGTTGCCCCTGCTGGCGCTGCTGGACGAGGGCCACGTCGATCTGGTCTCGCTGATGGATCACACGCCCGGGCAGGGGCAGTATCGGGACATGGAGACCTACGTCGCCTACACGGCCCGCTGGCTCGGCCGCCCGGCCGAGGAGGTGCGCGCCCTGGCCCACGCCCGACTGGACGCTGGCCCGGGTGAGATGTGGCACCTCGCCCAGGCCCTGTCGATCGCCGCCCATGAGCGCGGCGTTGCGCTCGCCTCGCACGACGACGACACCGCTGAGAAGGTGGCGCTGCTCGTCGCCCTCGGCGTGACCATCAGCGAGTTCCCGGTCACGCTGGAGGCCGCGGTAGACGCGACGGCCCGCGGGCTGAGTGTGTTCATGGGCGCGCCGAACGCGCTGCGCGGCACGTCGCACAGCGGCAACCTCTCAGCGCTCGACGCCCTGGAGGCCGGCGCGCTGCACGGTCTGGCGAGCGACTACTCGCCCATGGCCATGCTGCACGCCGCGTGGCGGGTGGCGCGTGAGGGCCGGTGCCCGTGGCCGGCGGCCATCGCGCTGGTGACGGACACGCCGGCCGCCGCGACCGGCCTGGGTGACCGGGGCCGCCTTGAGGTCGGCTGCCGAGCGGATCTGGTGCTCGTCGAAGAGACGCCGCGCCCCCGCGTGCGCATGACGGT